In the genome of Brevinematia bacterium, one region contains:
- the traF gene encoding conjugal transfer protein TraF: MRRVGALVVLSLLALGICAEGAFEYLDRGTSVRAKGFGNAMFGIFDGVNGLEYNPALMANTKSIEARVNFGLPISYVDDGGMSMFSIYGVIPFCNRGYAGVDYLAGMIAGGEVPYFFREGSIGFSYSRFDVMNLYYEQVVSLAYAKNLDDFISKGARMSAGVKLNLYNLGLVPNPDTQVNPFLGDRLSAWGFGVDVGVTYDFSYTIRLGFAIQNLIKPNTAIIEGNESTLPRKIKAGANWIVGSFFGVFEDVMVGAGITQTEREPGDNRELDLTYHLGAETWFLDKIIGFRAGYEFGLNEFMNVSIGLTFAYVFADEHEVNIDYSMGLMPSILASFGDLSHSFSLVYRFRLPRSAFAYTEEKIKELQFMEELEKRKKQMKELGVEAPSSQSQEKKEEVIGPVEEVKPQVEQKTEEVKPQEVKPQEATDEKKKPTKKKGK; encoded by the coding sequence ATGAGGAGAGTAGGTGCTTTGGTTGTTTTAAGTCTTTTAGCTTTGGGAATATGTGCAGAGGGAGCCTTTGAGTATCTTGACAGAGGCACAAGTGTGAGGGCTAAAGGTTTTGGGAATGCGATGTTTGGTATATTTGACGGGGTTAATGGTTTGGAGTATAATCCTGCGCTTATGGCGAATACGAAAAGTATAGAAGCAAGAGTGAATTTTGGGTTGCCTATATCCTACGTTGATGATGGCGGGATGAGTATGTTCAGTATCTACGGTGTCATTCCTTTCTGTAACCGAGGTTATGCCGGTGTGGATTATCTAGCTGGGATGATTGCTGGAGGAGAAGTGCCTTACTTCTTTAGAGAGGGATCAATAGGATTTTCCTATTCTAGGTTTGATGTTATGAATCTGTATTATGAGCAAGTAGTAAGTCTTGCTTACGCAAAGAATCTAGATGACTTTATATCTAAGGGTGCTAGGATGTCTGCTGGTGTTAAGTTAAACCTTTATAACCTGGGTCTTGTGCCAAATCCTGATACACAAGTAAATCCATTTTTGGGAGATAGACTTAGTGCTTGGGGTTTTGGAGTTGATGTTGGAGTTACCTATGACTTTAGCTATACGATAAGGCTAGGTTTCGCAATCCAGAACTTAATAAAGCCTAACACTGCAATCATAGAGGGTAATGAATCAACATTGCCGAGAAAGATAAAGGCAGGTGCGAATTGGATAGTAGGCTCGTTTTTTGGAGTTTTTGAAGATGTTATGGTAGGAGCAGGAATCACACAGACTGAAAGAGAGCCTGGTGATAATAGGGAGTTGGATTTAACTTATCATCTCGGGGCTGAGACTTGGTTTTTGGATAAAATAATCGGCTTTAGAGCAGGATATGAATTTGGGCTTAACGAGTTTATGAATGTAAGTATTGGACTGACTTTTGCCTATGTTTTTGCCGATGAACATGAAGTAAACATAGACTATAGTATGGGACTGATGCCAAGTATTCTAGCTTCCTTTGGAGATCTTTCTCATTCTTTCAGTTTGGTATACAGGTTTAGGCTACCAAGAAGTGCTTTTGCCTACACAGAGGAGAAGATAAAAGAGTTGCAGTTTATGGAGGAGTTAGAGAAGAGGAAGAAACAGATGAAAGAATTGGGAGTAGAAGCTCCTTCTTCTCAATCTCAGGAAAAGAAAGAAGAAGTGATTGGACCGGTTGAAGAAGTAAAACCTCAGGTTGAGCAAAAGACCGAGGAAGTAAAACCTCAAGAAGTAAAACCTCAAGAAGCAACTGACGAAAAGAAGAAACCCACAAAGAAGAAAGGAAAGTAG